One segment of Belonocnema kinseyi isolate 2016_QV_RU_SX_M_011 chromosome 7, B_treatae_v1, whole genome shotgun sequence DNA contains the following:
- the LOC117176278 gene encoding oligoribonuclease isoform X2 translates to MRVCAVESCKHSTKRDYTTENSKITLMSQKASDRIVWIDMEMTGLDPDRNKILEVACIITDPNLKTVSEELEMIIHQPDEELDFMDSWNTHHHIKSGLINSSRASTISTSEGESTLLSFLKRYVPQKTCPLAGNSVYVDRMFLHKQMPLVNEYLHYRIIDVSSIKELVRRWNPALYEAAPQKIFNHRALNDIKETIKELEYYKKHMFQ, encoded by the exons ATGCGTGTTTGTGCAGTAGAAAGTTGCAAACATTCTACAAAAAGAG ATTACACAACAGAAAATTCGAAAATCACATTAATGTCTCAAAAAGCGAGCGATCGCATTGTATGGATAGATATGGAA ATGACGGGTCTTGATCCTGATCGGAACAAAATTTTGGAAGTAGCCTGCATCATTACTGACCCTAACTTGAAAACAGTAAGCGAAGAACTTGAGATGATTATTCACCAACCAGATGAAGAGCTGGATTTCATGGACTCTTGGAATACGCATCACCATATAAAG TCTGGATTAATAAATTCTTCTCGAGCTAGTACAATATCAACATCTGAAGGTGAATCAACGCTCTTATCATTTCTTAAACGATACGTACCACAAAAAACGTGTCCCCTGGCTGGAAATTCCGTATACGTGGATCGAATGTTCCTTCATAAGCAAATGCCGCTAGTCAATGAATACTTACATTATAGGATAATCGACGTTTCTTCGATTAAAGAACTCGTGAG AAGATGGAATCCTGCACTCTATGAAGCAGCACctcaaaagatttttaaccacCGAGCGCTGAATGATATTAAAGAGACTATAAAAGAATTGGAGTATTACAAAAAACATATGTTTcaataa
- the LOC117176278 gene encoding oligoribonuclease isoform X1, producing the protein MIFLRQGLAHLRRHVRYNVFLIPVNDYTTENSKITLMSQKASDRIVWIDMEMTGLDPDRNKILEVACIITDPNLKTVSEELEMIIHQPDEELDFMDSWNTHHHIKSGLINSSRASTISTSEGESTLLSFLKRYVPQKTCPLAGNSVYVDRMFLHKQMPLVNEYLHYRIIDVSSIKELVRRWNPALYEAAPQKIFNHRALNDIKETIKELEYYKKHMFQ; encoded by the exons ATGATTTTTCTGCGACAAGGGTTAGCACATTTAAGAAGACATGTACGTTATAACGTCTTCCTGATTCCTGTAAATG ATTACACAACAGAAAATTCGAAAATCACATTAATGTCTCAAAAAGCGAGCGATCGCATTGTATGGATAGATATGGAA ATGACGGGTCTTGATCCTGATCGGAACAAAATTTTGGAAGTAGCCTGCATCATTACTGACCCTAACTTGAAAACAGTAAGCGAAGAACTTGAGATGATTATTCACCAACCAGATGAAGAGCTGGATTTCATGGACTCTTGGAATACGCATCACCATATAAAG TCTGGATTAATAAATTCTTCTCGAGCTAGTACAATATCAACATCTGAAGGTGAATCAACGCTCTTATCATTTCTTAAACGATACGTACCACAAAAAACGTGTCCCCTGGCTGGAAATTCCGTATACGTGGATCGAATGTTCCTTCATAAGCAAATGCCGCTAGTCAATGAATACTTACATTATAGGATAATCGACGTTTCTTCGATTAAAGAACTCGTGAG AAGATGGAATCCTGCACTCTATGAAGCAGCACctcaaaagatttttaaccacCGAGCGCTGAATGATATTAAAGAGACTATAAAAGAATTGGAGTATTACAAAAAACATATGTTTcaataa
- the LOC117176278 gene encoding probable oligoribonuclease isoform X3: MSQKASDRIVWIDMEMTGLDPDRNKILEVACIITDPNLKTVSEELEMIIHQPDEELDFMDSWNTHHHIKSGLINSSRASTISTSEGESTLLSFLKRYVPQKTCPLAGNSVYVDRMFLHKQMPLVNEYLHYRIIDVSSIKELVRRWNPALYEAAPQKIFNHRALNDIKETIKELEYYKKHMFQ; this comes from the exons ATGTCTCAAAAAGCGAGCGATCGCATTGTATGGATAGATATGGAA ATGACGGGTCTTGATCCTGATCGGAACAAAATTTTGGAAGTAGCCTGCATCATTACTGACCCTAACTTGAAAACAGTAAGCGAAGAACTTGAGATGATTATTCACCAACCAGATGAAGAGCTGGATTTCATGGACTCTTGGAATACGCATCACCATATAAAG TCTGGATTAATAAATTCTTCTCGAGCTAGTACAATATCAACATCTGAAGGTGAATCAACGCTCTTATCATTTCTTAAACGATACGTACCACAAAAAACGTGTCCCCTGGCTGGAAATTCCGTATACGTGGATCGAATGTTCCTTCATAAGCAAATGCCGCTAGTCAATGAATACTTACATTATAGGATAATCGACGTTTCTTCGATTAAAGAACTCGTGAG AAGATGGAATCCTGCACTCTATGAAGCAGCACctcaaaagatttttaaccacCGAGCGCTGAATGATATTAAAGAGACTATAAAAGAATTGGAGTATTACAAAAAACATATGTTTcaataa